The Actinomycetota bacterium nucleotide sequence CATTCGCTGCGGATAGCCCACCCGCATGGCGTCGAAGACCTTCATGTCGTGCGTTCGGGTCAGCTCCCGCAGATACGCGTCGTCGAAGAGCTCGAAGCGCCGGTGCTCGCCGTCCCTCGCGACCAGCACGACGGAGAGGGGGTGCATCACCGTCTTCGGCTCGACGTAGGCCTCCACGCCCTGGCGGGACTCCACGAACTGGAGGATCCCCTCGCGGTCCTCCCCCGGCCCTTGCACGCCCTTCAGCCGGCGCGACATCCGGTCGGTGCGCGGCTCGAACTCGTAGCGCCCGCCCACCGCGCTCTGGGGGCGGACCACCTTCCCGAGGTCCCGCATCCGGTCGCGAAATCCCATGGCCTCCCCCTCGCGCGTGCGCCCGAAATGTAGCGCTTTCACGACCCGGGCGGTGACGCGGAACGCGTGACGGTCTCATGAATCCTCCGTACGGAGAACCGTTCCGTTCGCGCATGCCGTCTGGACGCTCGGGGCCGCACGCTGACTCCTGGCCGACGGCACACCAGGAGAGGGGGCCGGGACGTGGCCGAGGAACACATGGACGTCCGCGTGCTGCTCGCCGAGGAGCAGTCGCTGTTCCGTGAGTCCATCCGCATGGCCCTGGAGGCCGAGCCCGACATCC carries:
- a CDS encoding oxidoreductase, encoding MGFRDRMRDLGKVVRPQSAVGGRYEFEPRTDRMSRRLKGVQGPGEDREGILQFVESRQGVEAYVEPKTVMHPLSVVLVARDGEHRRFELFDDAYLRELTRTHDMKVFDAMRVGYPQRMRDYLRRQRTEGRGEP